Proteins encoded within one genomic window of Caldicoprobacter guelmensis:
- a CDS encoding DDE-type integrase/transposase/recombinase encodes MAIIIPLLLSIIKYLNKILFKFQCFLIHRFMSNLPSDNPIAEQYRTMQVDDFPIIEKRELLDHKVLLQQYLDTHGKPLKPINHRSSNLPPKGTTCPICNAPYEYIYDNSGGRGQLKCKVCHSTFFPHKSYLEKLVFKCPHCRHTLTKKRDRKNFFVYSCQNRKCSFYLQNIASLTPEQQADFNQNPHKYKMHYYHRVFDIELDSLKQEPNKPHSVDLSRIRKAKYVLGLALTYHINYGLSLRQTASILWDIHRIKISHQTIANYAASAARILKTYVDDYPYDLSSQVSICGDETYVKVLGKKHYVFFIMDVVKKIITSYEVFANRDGISAIKAVYATLAKFRKIPENLVLIFDSNPIYLLAQHFFAQHNIHFDVKQVIGLTNNDEVSAEYRWLKQVIERLNRTFKAVYRGKNGFNSLERANEYMVLFVAFFNFLRVHSSLNYNVPVCVPEIANMPDMPSKWLELLRLSYEHICRHQHIT; translated from the coding sequence GTGGCTATTATTATACCACTTCTCCTAAGTATAATTAAGTACCTGAATAAAATTCTTTTCAAATTTCAGTGCTTTTTAATACATAGATTTATGTCCAACTTACCTTCCGATAACCCTATCGCTGAACAATACCGCACCATGCAAGTAGATGACTTCCCTATCATTGAAAAGCGAGAGCTACTTGACCACAAGGTATTGCTGCAGCAGTACCTGGATACCCACGGAAAACCTCTTAAACCTATCAATCACAGGAGTTCCAATCTCCCTCCTAAAGGAACCACTTGCCCTATTTGTAACGCGCCTTATGAATACATCTACGATAACTCCGGCGGCAGAGGACAGCTAAAATGCAAAGTATGTCACTCCACTTTCTTCCCCCACAAGTCCTACCTGGAAAAACTGGTCTTTAAATGCCCTCATTGCAGACATACACTCACTAAAAAACGAGATAGAAAAAACTTCTTTGTCTACTCATGCCAAAACCGTAAATGCTCATTCTATCTCCAAAACATTGCTTCCTTGACCCCAGAACAGCAAGCTGATTTCAATCAAAACCCGCACAAATACAAAATGCATTACTACCACCGTGTCTTTGATATCGAACTTGATTCTCTCAAGCAAGAGCCAAACAAACCCCACTCAGTAGACCTCTCCAGAATCAGAAAGGCTAAGTATGTCCTCGGCCTTGCCCTAACATATCACATAAACTACGGCTTGAGTTTGCGTCAAACAGCTTCCATCCTTTGGGATATCCATAGAATCAAAATATCTCACCAGACAATCGCAAATTATGCCGCCTCTGCAGCTAGAATCCTCAAAACCTATGTTGATGACTACCCATACGACTTATCATCTCAAGTCTCCATCTGCGGTGATGAAACCTATGTCAAAGTCTTAGGCAAAAAGCACTATGTCTTTTTTATCATGGATGTTGTCAAAAAAATTATCACCTCCTACGAAGTTTTCGCCAATAGAGACGGTATATCTGCCATCAAAGCAGTATATGCTACATTAGCAAAATTCCGTAAAATCCCTGAAAACCTTGTATTAATCTTTGATAGCAACCCCATTTATCTCCTGGCTCAACATTTCTTCGCTCAGCACAATATACATTTCGATGTTAAACAGGTAATTGGTCTTACCAACAACGATGAAGTCTCTGCTGAGTATCGCTGGCTAAAGCAAGTAATTGAGCGACTCAATAGAACCTTTAAAGCAGTCTACAGAGGCAAAAACGGTTTTAACTCTTTAGAAAGAGCTAATGAATATATGGTTCTTTTTGTTGCCTTTTTCAATTTCCTTCGTGTTCATTCTTCCCTTAACTACAATGTCCCAGTGTGTGTCCCCGAAATCGCAAATATGCCTGATATGCCTTCCAAATGGTTAGAATTACTTAGGCTGTCATATGAACATATTTGTAGACATCAACACATAACCTAA